Proteins encoded by one window of Rutidosis leptorrhynchoides isolate AG116_Rl617_1_P2 chromosome 7, CSIRO_AGI_Rlap_v1, whole genome shotgun sequence:
- the LOC139857295 gene encoding ammonium transporter 2 member 3-like, producing the protein MSEHLNSLPSGFLPDEAAPEWLNKGDNAWQLTAAALVGLQSVPGLVILYGSMVKKKWAVNSAFMALYAFAAVLICWVMWAHQLSFGDDKMGIMGRPNVAITQDFLLKKLDYHMIPNADYVFYQFVFAAITVILLGGSLLGRMNFYAWMIFVPLWLTFSYTVGAYTIWDKGFLAHHIIDFSGGYVIHLSSGVAGFTAAYWVGPRHPNDRQHFPPNNIIHMLGGAGFLWMGWSGFNGGSPLAANEITSLAVLNTHLCTATSLLVWMFLDLIVYAKSSVIGAIQGMMTGLVCITPAAGIVDSWAAILMGVLAGSIPWYTMMVLHKKSAFFQRVDDTLGVFHTHAVAGLLGGLSSGFFAKPNLITLFYNHETSKQGPGLLYSIINQTESVHVTDGLKQMWYQIAGALFIGVWNVVVTSLICIFMSKLIVNLKMHEDDLEIGDDAVHGEEAYALWGDGQRHPPLRSLTQKIPGFLRRI; encoded by the exons ATGAGTGAACATCTCAATTCACTCCCATCAGGCTTCCTACCAGATGAGGCTGCACCTGAATGGTTAAACAAAGGCGACAACGCGTGGCAGCTCACGGCAGCTGCATTAGTCGGACTACAAAGCGTCCCAGGACTAGTTATCCTTTACGGCAGCATGGTTAAAAAGAAATGGGCCGTAAATTCAGCTTTTATGGCGTTATACGCCTTTGCTGCAGTCTTAATATGTTGGGTCATGTGGGCACATCAACTCTCCTTTGGCGATGATAAAATGGGGATCATGGGTAGACCGAATGTAGCCATAACTCAAGATTTCTTGCTTAAAAAGCTTGATTATCATATGATTCCAAATGCTGATTATGTGTTTTATCAGTTTGTATTTGCAGCTATAACTGTTATATTACTAGGTGGTTCTTTGTTAGGAAGAATGAACTTTTATGCTTGGATGATATTTGTACCTTTGTGGTTAACTTTCTCCTACACTGTTGGCGCGTATACAATTTGGGATAAGGGATTTTTAGCACATCATATTATCGATTTTTCGGGTGGTTATGTTATTCATTTGTCATCAGGGGTTGCTGGTTTTACTGCCGCTTATTGG GTAGGTCCTCGGCATCCAAATGATAGGCAACATTTTCCACCGAacaatataatacatatgttaggtGGAGCAGGGTTTCTGTGGATGGGTTGGAGCGGATTTAATGGCGGATCACCGCTAGCAGCAAATGAGATCACTTCTCTTGCAGTTTTAAACACCCATCTATGCACTGCTACCAGTCTATTAGTTTGGATGTTTCTCGACTTGATCGTATATGCGAAAAGCTCGGTCATTGGTGCTATTCAAGGCATGATGACTGGCCTTGTGTGTATCACCCCGGCTGCAG GGATTGTCGATTCTTGGGCCGCAATTCTTATGGGGGTCCTAGCAGGCTCAATACCATGGTACACCATGATGGTTCTACACAAAAAATCGGCTTTCTTTCAACGAGTTGATGATACTTTAGGTGTGTTCCACACTCACGCAGTCGCAGGCCTTTTAGGAGGCTTATCATCAGGCTTTTTCGCCAAGCCAAACCTTATAACATTGTTTTACAATCATGAAACTTCAAAACAAGGTCCAGGCTTGTTATATAGCATAATCAATCAAACCGAATCTGTTCATGTAACAGACGGATTGAAGCAAATGTGGTACCAAATCGCAGGGGCATTGTTTATTGGTGTATGGAATGTTGTTGTGACAAGTCTTATATGCATATTCATGAGTAAACTAATTGTTAACTTAAAGATGCATGAAGATGATTTAGAAATTGGAGATGATGCAGTTCATGGTGAAGAAGCTTACGCGTTATGGGGAGATGGTCAACGACATCCACCATTACGATCGCTTACACAGAAAATTCCTGGTTTTTTAAGACGAATTTGA